In one window of Bizionia sp. M204 DNA:
- a CDS encoding enoyl-CoA hydratase/isomerase family protein, translating into MSYNNILSETQNGLTTITINRPSKLNALNKETIQELHDAFKAANSDSATKVIIITGSGEKAFVAGADISEFANFDEYNGGKLAAKGQDLLFNFVENLSTPVIAAVNGFALGGGLELAMACHFRIASMNAKMGLPEVSLGVIPGYGGTQRLPQLVGKGRAMEMVMTAGMIDANQALEYGLVNHVTTEEELIPLAEKIAGKIMRNSSVAIKGAIKAVNANFKDGVNGYDVEIEEFGNCFGTDDFKEGTTAFLEKRKADFPGK; encoded by the coding sequence ATGTCATATAACAACATTCTTTCCGAAACCCAAAACGGATTAACAACCATTACAATAAACAGACCTAGTAAATTAAACGCTTTAAATAAGGAAACCATTCAGGAATTGCATGATGCTTTTAAAGCTGCCAATTCGGATTCGGCCACTAAAGTTATTATTATTACGGGAAGTGGCGAAAAGGCCTTTGTTGCAGGAGCAGATATTAGCGAATTTGCCAACTTTGATGAATATAATGGCGGGAAATTGGCCGCTAAAGGTCAGGACCTTCTTTTTAATTTTGTTGAAAATTTAAGCACACCAGTTATTGCTGCCGTTAATGGCTTTGCATTGGGTGGCGGATTAGAATTGGCTATGGCTTGCCATTTTAGAATAGCGAGTATGAATGCTAAAATGGGACTTCCTGAAGTGTCATTAGGTGTTATTCCAGGTTATGGTGGTACACAACGTTTACCACAATTAGTAGGTAAAGGTCGTGCCATGGAAATGGTTATGACAGCGGGAATGATTGATGCCAATCAAGCTTTGGAATACGGATTGGTTAACCACGTAACAACAGAAGAAGAACTTATTCCGCTTGCAGAAAAAATTGCTGGCAAAATTATGCGTAATTCATCCGTAGCCATAAAAGGCGCTATTAAAGCCGTTAATGCGAATTTTAAAGATGGTGTAAATGGATACGATGTAGAAATTGAAGAATTTGGAA
- a CDS encoding ATP-binding protein — translation MKLARLSLRLRIFIAMILLVLLASILIAGVTIYQYNEEAREYHQDRLERKEENIRASIEYTIKETTYEVIPEMMTLIFKDAIYQIATIHNMEINLYDLEGGLLKSSKASFESDSLTKCLDAKILNTISHSLDHRYVTNTLENSDNYLSSYSIITDKRFKPLAILNLHYLENDDFLNKELREFLERLSYAYFVMLIIAIGLAYLLSKYITKSLKTISDKMNETRFETRNKKIDIGSTSQEIAILVNSYNSMIDELEASAVKLATSEREQAWREMAKQVAHEIKNPLTPMRLSVQSFQRKFDPEDPNIYEKVDEYSKTLIQQIDTMSSIASAFSNFAKMPAQENETLNVVKIVKLALDIFNEDYIVFIAEKKEIIANFDRTQLIRVVTNLVKNGIQAIPEDGLKTPKIVVEVRDDNGFVNIIVTDNGKGISEENKEKIFEPKFTTKNSGMGLGLGMVKNIVETYNGNITFTSQLNKGTTFTVTIPKK, via the coding sequence ATGAAATTAGCCAGACTCTCTTTAAGATTACGCATTTTTATTGCCATGATTTTGTTGGTGTTATTGGCTTCTATTCTAATTGCGGGTGTTACCATTTATCAATATAATGAGGAAGCTCGAGAATATCATCAAGATAGACTGGAGCGTAAGGAGGAAAACATTCGGGCCAGTATAGAGTATACCATTAAGGAAACCACTTACGAGGTAATTCCTGAAATGATGACGCTTATTTTCAAGGATGCCATCTATCAAATAGCTACCATCCATAATATGGAAATAAATCTGTATGATTTAGAAGGTGGTTTGTTAAAATCATCTAAAGCCAGTTTTGAATCTGATTCACTAACCAAATGTTTGGATGCTAAAATATTAAATACCATTTCTCATTCGTTAGACCATCGCTACGTAACGAATACTTTGGAGAATTCTGATAATTATTTATCATCCTACTCCATCATCACAGATAAACGTTTTAAACCGCTAGCTATATTGAATTTACATTATTTAGAAAACGATGATTTTCTAAATAAAGAATTACGCGAATTTTTAGAACGCTTAAGCTATGCCTATTTTGTAATGTTAATTATTGCTATTGGTTTAGCCTATTTATTGTCAAAATACATTACAAAATCACTTAAAACTATAAGTGATAAAATGAATGAAACACGCTTTGAAACACGGAATAAAAAGATTGATATTGGCTCTACCAGTCAAGAAATTGCTATTCTAGTAAACTCATATAATAGTATGATTGACGAGCTAGAAGCCAGTGCGGTAAAATTAGCAACTAGCGAGCGTGAACAAGCTTGGCGCGAAATGGCTAAACAAGTGGCTCATGAAATTAAAAACCCACTAACACCCATGCGGTTGAGTGTCCAAAGTTTTCAACGTAAATTTGATCCTGAAGACCCTAATATTTACGAAAAAGTAGATGAATATAGCAAAACCTTAATTCAACAAATAGATACTATGAGTTCTATTGCTTCGGCATTTTCAAATTTTGCAAAAATGCCTGCTCAAGAAAATGAAACCTTAAATGTGGTAAAAATTGTTAAGTTAGCCTTGGATATTTTTAATGAAGATTACATTGTTTTTATAGCCGAAAAGAAGGAAATTATAGCCAATTTTGATAGAACACAACTCATTCGTGTGGTAACTAATTTAGTTAAAAATGGTATTCAAGCCATTCCTGAAGATGGTTTAAAAACACCAAAAATTGTTGTTGAGGTTCGGGACGATAATGGGTTTGTAAACATTATTGTAACCGATAATGGAAAAGGTATTTCAGAAGAAAATAAAGAAAAAATATTTGAGCCCAAATTTACAACCAAAAATAGTGGAATGGGATTAGGCTTAGGAATGGTTAAGAATATTGTGGAAACTTATAACGGAAATATTACCTTTACATCACAACTAAATAAAGGAACGACGTTTACAGTAACGATTCCTAAAAAATAA
- a CDS encoding CopD family protein — protein sequence MEYYNYIKSLHLIFVVTWFAGLFYIPRLFVYQIEAYHKPSPDKEILGTQLKLMAKRLWNIITWPSAILATVFAVWLLVLQPVWLEQPWMHVKLLFVLLLIIYQLKTHQFYKQLQNDDVRKSSNFMRLWNEGATFILFAVVFLVILKSAINWVFGVIGIFVLGILLMLGFKIYKNIRSKNPNA from the coding sequence GTGGAATATTACAACTACATAAAATCCCTTCATCTTATATTTGTCGTTACTTGGTTTGCAGGTTTGTTTTACATTCCTAGATTGTTTGTGTATCAAATTGAAGCATATCATAAACCATCACCAGACAAAGAAATTTTAGGCACGCAATTAAAATTAATGGCCAAGCGACTTTGGAATATCATTACCTGGCCATCTGCTATTTTAGCAACTGTTTTTGCTGTTTGGTTGCTGGTTTTACAACCGGTTTGGTTGGAACAACCTTGGATGCATGTTAAATTACTATTTGTTTTACTACTTATTATTTACCAATTAAAAACACATCAATTTTATAAACAACTTCAGAATGATGATGTACGGAAATCATCAAATTTTATGCGACTTTGGAACGAAGGAGCCACTTTTATTCTATTTGCCGTTGTGTTTTTAGTCATCCTGAAAAGCGCTATAAATTGGGTATTTGGTGTAATAGGTATATTCGTTTTAGGTATTTTATTGATGTTAGGGTTTAAGATTTATAAAAATATTAGAAGCAAAAATCCCAATGCTTAA
- a CDS encoding MATE family efflux transporter, with amino-acid sequence MAKIASVELGTSPIGKLLIKQAVPASIGILVMSLNILVDTIFVGQWIGSTAIAAINVVLPVSFFIAALGMSIGIGGSSIISRALGANNSVKALKVFGNQITLTLLLTIAMVTFGLIYVNDIIPAFGGQGAIFEPAKIYYKIVLYGVPVLALSMMGNTVIRAEGKPKFAMYAMLIPSVGNLILDYVFINLLDYGMAGAAWATTGSYILCLAFIVWFFLSKHSELKLNFSHLGLNKSIVSEISSLGFVTLARQAVVSITYLFMNNILYDLGGETSVTAYAIVGRMLMFALFPVFGVTQGFLPIAGYNYGAEKYDRVKETIYTAIKYAAGLATLVFLLLMIFPEAITRLFTSDTEVIAETPSAMRWVFAATPIIALQLIGAAYFQAVGKAIPALLLTLTRQGFFFIPLILILPHFYGEMGVWMSFPIADVLSTIVTGFFLQKEIKKSLTLPVTENNS; translated from the coding sequence ATGGCTAAAATTGCATCTGTAGAATTAGGTACAAGTCCCATCGGTAAATTGCTTATCAAGCAAGCTGTACCGGCATCTATAGGTATTTTGGTTATGTCGCTAAATATTTTAGTCGATACCATTTTCGTAGGTCAATGGATTGGTTCAACGGCTATTGCAGCTATTAATGTTGTGTTGCCTGTTTCCTTCTTTATTGCCGCTTTAGGTATGAGCATTGGAATAGGAGGGTCGTCCATTATTTCCCGAGCTCTTGGTGCCAATAATTCCGTAAAAGCTTTAAAAGTTTTTGGAAATCAAATTACCTTAACGTTGTTGCTAACCATTGCCATGGTTACCTTTGGTTTAATTTACGTAAATGATATTATTCCTGCTTTTGGTGGTCAAGGTGCTATTTTTGAGCCAGCCAAAATTTACTATAAAATTGTATTGTATGGTGTTCCTGTTCTAGCATTAAGCATGATGGGAAACACGGTAATTCGTGCAGAAGGCAAACCCAAATTTGCCATGTATGCCATGCTAATTCCGTCCGTGGGAAATTTAATTTTAGACTACGTTTTTATAAACCTGTTGGATTATGGTATGGCAGGAGCCGCATGGGCAACAACGGGTTCTTATATTCTATGTCTTGCTTTTATCGTTTGGTTTTTTCTATCTAAACATTCTGAATTAAAACTGAATTTTTCGCATTTAGGACTCAATAAAAGCATCGTTTCAGAAATCAGTTCATTAGGTTTCGTTACTCTTGCTAGACAAGCTGTTGTTAGTATTACCTATTTATTTATGAATAATATTCTGTACGATTTAGGTGGCGAAACATCCGTTACGGCGTACGCTATTGTAGGACGAATGCTCATGTTTGCGCTTTTTCCCGTTTTTGGCGTTACCCAAGGATTCTTGCCAATAGCTGGTTATAATTATGGTGCAGAAAAGTATGATCGTGTTAAAGAAACCATATATACGGCTATAAAATATGCTGCGGGTTTAGCTACTTTAGTTTTTCTTTTATTAATGATTTTTCCAGAAGCAATTACGCGTTTATTTACATCAGATACCGAAGTAATTGCGGAAACTCCAAGCGCTATGCGATGGGTTTTTGCAGCCACACCTATTATTGCACTACAACTGATTGGTGCTGCCTATTTTCAGGCTGTAGGAAAGGCTATTCCGGCATTACTATTAACACTAACAAGGCAAGGATTTTTCTTTATCCCGCTCATTTTAATTTTGCCCCATTTTTATGGCGAAATGGGTGTTTGGATGTCCTTTCCTATTGCTGATGTGTTATCAACTATTGTTACCGGATTTTTTCTTCAAAAGGAAATAAAAAAGAGTCTTACCTTACCCGTAACTGAAAATAACTCATAA
- the hemH gene encoding ferrochelatase, with the protein MKKGVLLVNLGSPDSPEPKDVKKYLGEFLMDERVIDVPLWARTLIVKGIILNTRPKASAAAYKKIWWENGSPLIVLSEQLQERIQQEVDYPVALAMRYGSMTIKKGIQELVDKGVDAVFLIPLYPQFAMATTETILVLAEEIRQAHFPNVTITSLPAFYNNSDYINVLSDSIARHLEGKNYEHLLFSYHGVPERHIRKSDITKSHCKIDGSCCATPSPAHEFCYRHQCFEVTRLVAEKLGFAPGTYSSSFQSRLGFDPWLLPYTDRTIERLGKEGIKNMAIVTPAFVSDCLETLEEIAMEGEEIFHEMGGNEFTTIPCLNADKPWVDLLAKWINNWATSETETV; encoded by the coding sequence ATGAAAAAAGGCGTTTTACTCGTTAATCTAGGTTCACCAGATAGTCCAGAACCGAAAGATGTAAAAAAGTATTTAGGAGAATTTTTAATGGATGAACGTGTAATTGATGTGCCACTTTGGGCACGTACCTTGATTGTAAAAGGTATTATCTTAAATACGCGTCCAAAAGCATCAGCAGCTGCTTATAAAAAAATATGGTGGGAAAACGGTTCGCCATTAATTGTGCTTTCTGAACAGTTGCAGGAACGTATTCAGCAAGAGGTGGATTATCCTGTAGCTTTGGCCATGCGTTATGGCAGTATGACTATTAAAAAGGGAATTCAAGAATTAGTAGATAAAGGTGTTGATGCCGTGTTTTTAATACCATTATATCCGCAGTTTGCTATGGCAACAACGGAAACTATTTTGGTGTTGGCAGAGGAAATTCGTCAAGCACATTTTCCAAACGTTACCATCACTAGTTTACCTGCTTTTTATAATAATTCTGATTATATTAACGTGCTATCCGATAGTATTGCCCGACATTTAGAAGGCAAAAATTACGAACATTTGTTGTTTTCGTATCATGGTGTTCCGGAACGTCATATTCGAAAAAGTGATATTACCAAGTCGCATTGTAAAATTGATGGAAGTTGTTGTGCAACACCATCTCCAGCACATGAATTTTGTTACAGACATCAATGTTTCGAAGTGACGCGTTTAGTGGCTGAAAAATTAGGTTTTGCACCTGGTACATATTCGTCTAGTTTTCAATCCCGTTTAGGTTTCGATCCGTGGTTGTTACCATATACAGACCGAACCATTGAACGACTAGGAAAAGAAGGCATTAAAAACATGGCAATTGTAACGCCAGCCTTTGTGAGTGATTGCCTAGAAACTTTAGAAGAAATTGCCATGGAAGGTGAAGAAATTTTCCACGAAATGGGCGGTAATGAATTTACCACAATTCCTTGTTTAAACGCTGATAAGCCTTGGGTTGATTTATTAGCTAAATGGATTAATAACTGGGCAACTTCTGAAACTGAAACCGTATAA
- a CDS encoding helix-turn-helix transcriptional regulator has protein sequence MADTVKNVAQRTFKETNVDDGFIILTYQNDNDQAEIVEREIDSSFIQFHFCVKGSSVFMFNNGSYSLNIKEETALLLYNPQRDLPIHMSVQPKSWLVSMIFSIQKFHGLFSQEANYITFLSGDNKDKKYYKDSVISPSMAIVLNQLINYNLNSSVKSLYFKAKAYELLSLYFNRSEDANIEQCPFLADETNVLKIKKAKDIIISRMSEPPTLQELADEIQLSLKKLKEGFKEIYGDSVFSFLFDYKMEVARKLLESGDNNVNEVGLKVGYSTSSHFIAAFKKKYGTTPKKYIMSVSS, from the coding sequence ATGGCAGATACTGTAAAAAATGTCGCTCAAAGAACTTTTAAAGAAACGAATGTAGATGATGGATTTATCATTTTAACCTATCAAAATGATAATGACCAAGCCGAAATAGTTGAACGCGAGATTGATAGTAGCTTTATTCAATTTCATTTCTGTGTAAAAGGTTCTAGTGTCTTTATGTTTAATAATGGGAGTTATTCTTTAAATATAAAAGAAGAAACGGCTTTATTATTATACAATCCGCAACGTGATTTACCGATACACATGAGTGTTCAACCAAAATCTTGGTTGGTATCCATGATTTTTTCGATTCAAAAATTTCACGGATTATTTTCGCAAGAAGCCAATTACATCACGTTTTTAAGTGGTGATAATAAGGACAAAAAGTATTATAAGGATAGTGTCATTTCGCCATCAATGGCTATTGTGCTTAATCAATTGATTAATTATAATTTAAACTCATCTGTTAAAAGCTTGTATTTTAAAGCGAAAGCATACGAATTATTGAGTTTGTATTTTAATAGAAGCGAAGATGCTAATATTGAACAATGTCCATTTTTAGCGGATGAAACCAATGTCTTGAAAATTAAGAAAGCGAAAGATATTATTATTTCACGCATGTCTGAACCTCCAACGCTTCAGGAATTAGCAGATGAAATTCAATTAAGTTTAAAGAAACTAAAGGAAGGCTTTAAAGAAATTTATGGCGATTCTGTATTTAGTTTTCTATTTGATTATAAAATGGAAGTTGCCAGAAAATTATTAGAATCTGGTGATAATAACGTCAATGAAGTAGGTTTAAAAGTTGGTTACAGTACATCTAGTCATTTTATTGCCGCCTTTAAAAAGAAATATGGCACAACGCCAAAAAAATACATAATGTCAGTATCTTCGTAA
- the hemA gene encoding glutamyl-tRNA reductase, translating to MEQYQISKGTYFYAIGISYKKADAEIRGHFSLDDSGKQALLEQAKNSGVESLIVTSTCNRTEIYGFAEHPYQLIKLLCDNTKGTVDEFQKVAYIYKNRDAISHMFRVGSGLDSQILGDFEIIGQLKNATIASKKLGLVNSFLERLINSVIQASKRIKTETNISSGATSVSFASVQYILNEVTDVASKNILLFGTGKIGRNTCENLVKHSKNSHITLINRTKNKAERIAGKFNLIVKDYANLQEEISATDVLIVATGAQLPTVDKDIIQNKKPLLILDLSIPKNVNSNVTDLPNVTLIHMDQLAEMTDATLENRRLDIPRAEAIIEDIKAEFSSWLVTRRFAPTIKALKLKLTDFKNAELDTQRKKIADFNESQAELISNNIIQKITNHFAHHLKDDAVTTDESLELIKKVFQLEETIKHV from the coding sequence ATGGAGCAATACCAAATTTCTAAAGGAACCTACTTCTACGCCATCGGGATAAGTTATAAAAAAGCGGATGCCGAAATACGTGGCCACTTTAGTTTAGACGATTCTGGAAAACAAGCCCTGTTAGAACAAGCCAAAAACAGTGGTGTTGAAAGCTTGATAGTTACCTCTACGTGTAACCGTACAGAAATTTACGGCTTTGCAGAACATCCATACCAACTCATCAAACTCTTGTGTGATAACACCAAAGGTACCGTTGATGAGTTTCAAAAAGTAGCTTACATATATAAAAACCGTGATGCTATCTCACACATGTTCCGCGTAGGTTCTGGATTAGACAGTCAAATTTTAGGTGATTTTGAAATAATAGGTCAATTGAAAAACGCCACGATTGCTTCAAAAAAATTAGGCCTTGTTAATTCATTTTTAGAACGTTTAATAAATTCCGTTATTCAAGCAAGTAAACGTATTAAAACAGAAACAAATATTTCATCAGGAGCTACATCGGTTTCATTTGCATCTGTTCAATATATTTTAAATGAAGTTACTGATGTTGCTTCAAAAAACATCCTATTATTTGGAACAGGCAAAATAGGGAGAAACACCTGTGAAAATTTGGTGAAACACTCTAAAAATTCGCACATAACCCTTATTAATAGAACAAAAAATAAAGCAGAACGTATTGCAGGTAAATTCAATTTAATTGTAAAAGATTACGCCAATTTACAAGAGGAAATTAGCGCGACTGATGTTTTAATTGTTGCAACAGGCGCACAATTACCAACCGTTGATAAAGATATTATTCAGAACAAAAAACCGTTATTAATTTTAGATTTATCCATTCCGAAAAACGTTAATAGCAACGTTACAGATTTACCAAACGTAACTCTAATTCATATGGATCAATTGGCGGAAATGACAGATGCCACGCTTGAAAACAGACGTTTGGACATTCCGCGTGCAGAAGCTATTATTGAAGACATCAAAGCCGAGTTTAGCAGTTGGTTGGTAACTAGACGTTTTGCACCAACCATTAAAGCTTTAAAGTTAAAATTAACGGATTTTAAAAATGCGGAACTAGATACACAACGAAAAAAAATAGCCGATTTTAACGAATCGCAAGCTGAACTGATCAGCAATAATATTATTCAAAAAATTACCAATCATTTCGCGCATCACTTAAAAGATGATGCCGTTACTACTGATGAAAGCCTAGAACTTATAAAAAAGGTATTTCA